One genomic region from bacterium encodes:
- a CDS encoding M20/M25/M40 family metallo-hydrolase has product MNQQNLLDLFLELVRIDAVSLQERPVAEFLRKRLAARGVEVLEDDAAQKLNGTCGNLIIHLPGSPSATEPLLLLAHMDTVHSTAGVQPVLKEEVLWSDGTTILGVDNRAGLTLLLALIEELLEHKPRHRSLEIVFTVAEELGMLGAMALDFSRLRAREGFVFDCTARPGGYVASTPTAYDFKIAITGKPAHSAVAPETGINALSMATHIMSGFPVGRVNEHSVANFGTIHGGTADNVVPDQVALTGEFRSFRNEEIIALRERLTALCREAEIRWGGRCEPSFLFSFQGFQFSTGMPLVQRLHRAYRQAGVAPEPMIYYGGSDANVFNQHGIQIINAGIGAQNPHSRDEHIRLADLMTGFEILMHLIETE; this is encoded by the coding sequence ATGAACCAACAAAATCTGCTGGATCTTTTTCTGGAACTGGTCCGGATCGACGCCGTCTCCCTCCAGGAGCGCCCGGTCGCTGAATTCCTCCGGAAACGGCTTGCCGCCCGGGGCGTCGAGGTGCTCGAGGATGACGCGGCGCAAAAACTCAACGGCACCTGCGGCAACCTCATCATCCATCTGCCCGGCTCCCCCTCCGCCACGGAGCCTTTGCTCCTGCTCGCCCATATGGACACGGTCCATTCCACCGCCGGGGTCCAACCGGTCCTGAAAGAGGAGGTCCTCTGGTCGGATGGCACGACCATTCTCGGGGTGGATAACCGCGCCGGGTTAACCTTGCTCCTGGCCCTCATCGAGGAGCTACTCGAGCACAAGCCGCGCCACCGCAGTCTGGAGATCGTTTTCACGGTTGCCGAGGAGTTGGGAATGCTCGGGGCGATGGCCCTCGATTTTTCCCGGCTCAGGGCGCGCGAGGGTTTTGTCTTCGACTGCACCGCCCGGCCCGGGGGATATGTCGCCTCCACCCCCACCGCCTATGATTTTAAAATTGCCATCACCGGCAAACCTGCCCATTCAGCCGTCGCGCCGGAGACTGGCATCAACGCCCTTTCCATGGCGACCCATATCATGAGCGGATTTCCGGTGGGCCGGGTGAATGAACACTCCGTGGCTAACTTTGGCACCATTCATGGCGGCACAGCGGACAACGTCGTGCCCGACCAGGTGGCACTGACCGGTGAGTTCCGTTCCTTTCGCAATGAGGAAATCATCGCCTTGCGCGAGCGGCTGACCGCCCTGTGCCGGGAGGCCGAAATCCGCTGGGGCGGCCGCTGCGAACCTTCATTTCTCTTCAGCTTCCAGGGCTTTCAGTTCAGCACCGGCATGCCGCTCGTACAGCGCCTTCACCGCGCCTACCGTCAGGCCGGAGTGGCCCCTGAGCCCATGATCTATTACGGCGGCAGCGATGCCAACGTCTTCAACCAGCACGGAATCCAGATCATCAATGCCGGCATCGGTGCCCAGAATCCCCACTCCAGGGATGAGCATATCCGTCTAGCGGACCTGATGACCGGCTTTGAAATCCTGATGCACCTGATCGAAACGGAGTAA